The nucleotide sequence TAGGCCGAATAACGCGCCGAATGCCGGTTAGCCATAAACGGTTTGGCCCTCTCCGGACACCTTGTCGATGCGCTTCGCCAGGTACAGCGCCTCCAGGGCCAACTCCAGCGCCGCGGCGCGTTCTCCCTCGGATTCGGCGCCCAGCTTGTTCGCGATCTTGTCGACGATCGGCAGGCCGGGCAGCGCGGCCAGCACGTCCTTGGCCGACACCCGCTCCCCCGTGGTCACCGCGGAGCCGTGCTCGACGGCGGACACCAACGAGCCGACATCGATGCCGCCGAGCACCCGGGACGCGGTGTCGGCGGTCGCGCGGCGCAGCAGGTGCTCGAGCACCGCCTGCTCGCGGCCCTCCTCGCCGGACTCGAACTCCAGCTTGCCGCGCAGCACGTCGATCACCGTGCCCAAATCCACCACTCGCGCAACGGGATCCGTCTCGCCCAGCACCGCGCCGCGGTGCCGCGCCGCAGCGGCGACGGTCTCGGCGGCCGCGATCGCGAACCGCGCGGACACCCCGGACCGCTGGTCGACGGAATTGGACTCCCGCAGGTACCGCGCGAACCGCGCGATCACCTGCATCAGGTAGTCGGGCACCTGCGCGCTCAGGTGCGCCTCCTGCGCGATGACGCCCATCTCCGCCTCCAGCTCCAGCGGGTAATGGGTGCGGATCTCGGCGCCGAACCGGTCCTTTAGCGGGGTGATGATGCGACCGCGGTTGGTGTAGTCCTCGGGGTTGGCGCTGGCGACCACCAGCACGTCCAGCGGCAACCGCAACGTGTAACCACGGACCTGGATGTCGCGCTCCTCCATGACATTGAGCATCGACACCTGAATGCGCTCGGCGAGGTCGGGCAGTTCGTTGACCGCGACGATGCCGCGGTGCGCGCGCGGGATCAGGCCATAGGCGATGGTCTCCGGGTCCCCGAGGCTGCGGCCCTCGGCCACCTTGATCGGGTCGATGTCGCCGACCAGGTCCGCGACGCTGGTGTCGGGGGTGGCCAGCTTCTCGGTGTAGCGCTCGCTGCGGTGCCGCCACTGCACCGGCAGGGCGTCACCGAGCTCGGCGGCCCGCCGGATCGACTCCGGCGTGATCGGCGTGAAGGGATGCTCGCCCAGCTCCGCCCCGGCGATCACCGGCGTCCATTCGTCGAGCAGCCCGATCAGCGCCCGCAGCAGCCGGGTCTTGCCCTGGCCGCGTTCACCGAGCAGGACGAAGTCGTGGCCGGCGATCAATGCCCGCTCCACCTGCGGTAAGACGGTGTCCTCGAAGCCCAGGATGCCCGGCCAGACGTCGTCTCCCTCGGCCAGCGCGGTCAGCAGATTCTCGCGGATTTCCTGCTTGACGCCGCGTTCACGATGACCGGCGGCACGCAGCTCGCCAACGGTGCGGGGCAGATTGGTCGCTGATGTCACCTCTCTACGCTACGACGGCTCGCCGAGATGCGTCACTCGTGTCCCGCTCTGCGGCGCCAAAGACCCCTAATCTGTGGCTGACGCCGGCCGGTGATTTCGCGCCGTTGCGTCCGCGCGTGAACCGCTAGTGCGCGAAGTGGCGTGCCCCGGTGAGATACAGCGTGACGCCCGCCTTGGCCGCGGCGGCGGTGACTTCCTCGTCGCGCACCGAGCCGCCCGGATGCACGATCGCGGTGACGCCGGCGGCGGCCAGCGTCTCAAGGCCGTCGGGGAACGGGAAGAACGCGTCGGAGGCCGCGACCGCGCCGCGCACCCGGTCACCGCGCGCATTCCCTCGTTCGACGGCCAACCGGGCGGCGTCGACCCGATTGACCTGTCCCATGCCCACGCCGATGGTGGCGCCGTCGGCGGCGATCACAATCGCATTGGACTTGACCGCGCGGCAGGAACGCCAGGCAAACACCAAGTCGGTCAAGGTCGCCGGGTCGGCCGGCGCACCGGTGGCCAGGGTCCAGTTGGCGGGATTGTCACCGTGCGCGTCGAGTTGATCGCGCTGCTGCATCAACAGGCCCCCGCTGACCGGTCGCAGCTCGCTGCCGCCGGCGAGGGGCTCCGAAGCCAGCAGCACCCGGATATTCTTCTTGCTCGCCAGCGCTTCGACCGCCCCCGGCGCGTAGGCCGGCGCGATGATCACCTCGGTGAAGATGGTGCTCACGTACTCCGCCATCTCCACGCTGACCTCGGTGTTGGCGGCGATCACCCCGCCGAACGCGCTCAACGGATCGCATTCGTGGGC is from Mycobacterium conspicuum and encodes:
- a CDS encoding ATP-binding protein, which encodes MTSATNLPRTVGELRAAGHRERGVKQEIRENLLTALAEGDDVWPGILGFEDTVLPQVERALIAGHDFVLLGERGQGKTRLLRALIGLLDEWTPVIAGAELGEHPFTPITPESIRRAAELGDALPVQWRHRSERYTEKLATPDTSVADLVGDIDPIKVAEGRSLGDPETIAYGLIPRAHRGIVAVNELPDLAERIQVSMLNVMEERDIQVRGYTLRLPLDVLVVASANPEDYTNRGRIITPLKDRFGAEIRTHYPLELEAEMGVIAQEAHLSAQVPDYLMQVIARFARYLRESNSVDQRSGVSARFAIAAAETVAAAARHRGAVLGETDPVARVVDLGTVIDVLRGKLEFESGEEGREQAVLEHLLRRATADTASRVLGGIDVGSLVSAVEHGSAVTTGERVSAKDVLAALPGLPIVDKIANKLGAESEGERAAALELALEALYLAKRIDKVSGEGQTVYG